A stretch of DNA from Rheinheimera sp. MMS21-TC3:
AGCGTTTGGCTTTTTCAGTAATGCGATAAGCATCACCGATATCGGCACTTGCAAGCTCAGCAATTTTAGCAATTAACGGCTCATTTTTAGCCGGTGCTTGCCAATCCCAAGCTGGTTTAGCTGCATCTGCGGCTAATTCTTTAATGCTATTAATCGCCACTTGCATTTGCTCATGACCATAAACAACAGCGCCTAACATTACATCTTCAGATAGCACGTTAGCTTCTGATTCAACCATTAATACTGCACCAGCAGTACCGGCAACAACTAGATCTAATTTACTTTCTTTTAATTCATCTTCAGATGGGTTAATGACATACTGATCATTAATATAACCAACACGTGCTGCCCCTACCGGGCCTGCAAAAGGAAGACCTGAAATGGCTAATGCTGCAGAAGCACCAATTAAAGCAACGATATCTGGCTGAATTTCTGGTTGTACTGAAACGACAGTAGCAACAATTTGCACTTCGTTAATAAAACCTTCTGGGAATAACGGACGCAACGGACGGTCAATTAAACGTGCTGTTAAGGTTTCACCTTCTGATGGACGGCCTTCACGCTTAAAGAAACCACCAGGAATACGGCCAGCGGCATACATTTTTTCTTGATAATTCACCGTTAGCGGGAAGAAGTTCTGACCTGGCTTAGGTTCTTTTTTACCAACAACCGTCACTAATACTGAAGTATCACCAAGGCTTGCAAGAACTGCAGCGTCTGCTTGACGTGCAATTACGCCAGTTTCTAAGGTGAAAGTATGTTGACCGAAGGGGAATGATTTTACGATTGGAGTCACGTGTTTGTTTCCTTTACTTAATCGCCTAATTGCGATGTCTTATTTTTTATTTATTTCAGCACTAGTATACTCTGTAACCAATCTTAAAAGATAGTTCCATTAAAACTATACTTTATATTAAATGTTGCAGATAATTTTATTTCAGGCATAAAAAAGGGGCTAAAAGCCCCTCTTTATTAATTAAATAGCTTATTAACGGCGTAAGCCTAAGCGCTTAATTAATGTTGCGTAACGCTCTTGGTTTTTACCTTTTAAGTAATCCAATAATTTACGACGCTGGCTTACCATGCGTAACAAACCACGACGTGAGTGGTGATCGTGTTTATGTTCAGCAAAGTGACCTTGTAAATGGGCAATAGTTGCAGTTAATAAGGCTACCTGTACTTCTGGTGAACCTGTATCGCCTTCTTTAGTTGCGTATTCAGCAACAATTTTTGCTTTTTCTGCAGCATTTAATGACATAGTAAACTCCAAATGTGAGTGAATTAAAATAGCTTGTCGCCGATCACTCATTCAGCTGACAATAATTAACCGCGGCATTTTAACAGTTACAACGGTTATTACAATACGTTTTTATCAGCTTGCTGTATTCAATAAGCGACGCGAGCTTAATACGCCATCAATTATTTGCCCAATACCTAAAAACTGCTGGCTTGCACTATATAATTTAATAGCAGCACAACTTTCTAACTCAGTATCAAAACTTTGACCATGTTGAACTTTTTTCTGCTCGGCAGCTGATAGCACTAATTCAGCTAAGCCAACTAGCCCTGCATCAACAGGCAACAATAAAGCATCAACCGAGCTAAAGTCTTTACTGTCATGACATGGCAAGGTTGCCTGCTCAATAGCTGGCACTGTATAGGCTTGCTGTATATCAAACGGGCCCACTTGAGTGCGATGCAACGCCGATACATGCGCACCACAGCCTAAAGCTTCGCCTAAATCGTCAATTAAGGTTCTAATATAGGTACCTTTACTGCAATGAACAACAAAGCGGGCAACTTCAGGTGTAAAGCTCACTAATTCAAAACGGTAGATACTAATTGGCCGCGCTTCTCTTGGCACCGTAATGCCCTGACGCGCATAGCGATACAAAGGCTGGCCTTGATATTTTAGCGCTGAGAACATAGTTGGCACTTGCAAAATATCGCCGCGAAATGCTTGCATAGCCTGCTCTAAAATAGCTTGGTTATGTTGCACTGGCTTAGTACTAATCACTTCACCTTCGGCATCACTGGTCGTGGTGCGAATACCAAATTTTGCCTCGACCTGATAAGTTTTATCGGTATCTAATAAGAACTGGCTAAATTTTGTTGCTTCGCCAAAACATAACGGCAATAAACCCGACGCCATAGGATCTAGAGCTCCGGTATGGCCGGCTTTTTTCGCTTGATACAACCAGCGCACTCGCTGCAAAATACCGTTGCTGCTGATATCTAACGGCTTGTCTAATAGCAAGATGCCATTGACTGAACGCGCATTACGACGTGCCATTAGTTGTTCGACTCTTCACTATCAGATTGCATATCAGTAATAGTGTCGTCTACAGCATTTGCATCTGCGTCATCTAGCGCTTGGCCTGAGTCTAAACGGCGCTTATCATCGTCACGACGGGCGTTAGCAACTAGAGTTGCCATACGGATCCCTTCATTCAGTGAGGCATCGTGGCTAAAACGAATATTAGGCACAATCCGTGACTGAATTCGCTTGCCAATAAGCTTACGCACAAAACCTGAAGCGTCATTGAGTATCTTTAAGTTGTCGGCCACTTTTTCATCTTCTAGACCTAAAAAAGTAACAAAGATTTTAGCGTGAGATAAGTCTCGTGACACTTCAACATCTGACACTGTGATCATAGTATGTAAACGCGGATCTTTAATTTCACGTTGTAAAATTACCGCCATCTCTTTTTTCATCTGTTGTGATAGACGATCAACGCGAGAAAATTCTTTACCCATAATAATTTATCCTAAACGAATACTGAGACAAAACAGGGGCCAATTGGCCCCTGTTTTTTGTAACTAACAGCTTTGTTAGTTACAGGGTACGTTCTACTTGTACCACTTCAAAGACTTCTATCTGGTCGCCAGCGCGCACATCGTTGTAGTTCTTAACACCGATACCACACTCGTAACCATTACGAACTTCACTAACATCATCTTTAAAGCGACGTAATGATTCTAGCTCACCTTCATATATTACCACGTTATCACGTAATACGCGGATAGGTGCAGAGCGCTTAATCACACCCTCAGTTACCATACAACCCGCAACAGCACCAAATTTAGGCGAACGGAATACATCACGAACCTGAGCTAAACCAATAATCTCTTGTTTAAACTCTGGCGCTAACATACCTGTCATCGCTTGCTTAATTTCATCTAGTAGTTCATAGATAATACCGTAGTAACGTAAATCTAAACCTTCTTCATCAATCAGTTTACGCGCGGTACCGTCAGCACGAACGTTAAAGCCGATGATAATAGCCGATGAAGCCGCAGCTAAAGTCACGTCAGTTTCGGTAATACCACCTACACCACTACCGATAATTTTAACTTTAACTTCATCAGTCGATAGCTTCATTAATGATTCAATAATAGCTTCAACTGAACCTTGGACATCGGCTTTAAGTACGATATTAAGCTCTGAAACGTCACCTTCTGTCATGTTGGCAAACATGTTTTCAAGTTTTGATTTTTGCTGACGCGCTAATTTAATATCGCGGAACTTACCTTGACGGTATAAAGCCACTTCACGCGCTTTACGCTCATCTTTAACAACAGTAACTTCATCACCTGCTTGTGGCACGCCTGATAAGCCAAGGATTTCAACTGGAATTGATGGACCAGCAGATTTCACTTCTTTACCATTTTCATCGCGCATCGCACGCACGCGGCCATATTCAAAACCACAAAGCACAATTTCGCCTTGCTTTAAGGTACCGTGCTGAACCAAGATAGAGGCGACTGGGCCACGGCCTTTGTCTAAACGTGATTCAATAACAACACCACGAGCCATACCATCACGAACAGCTGTTAACTCAAGCAATTCAGATTGGTTAAGTACTGCTTCAAGCAGCTCATCAATACCTATACCGGCTTTAGCTGATACTTGAACAAACTGAGTATCACCGCCCCACTCTTCTGAAATAACATCGTATTGAGATAGTTCGTTACGCACTCTGTCAGGATCAGCTTCAGGCTTATCAATCTTGTTAACAGCAACTACGATTGGCACACCTGCAGCTTTCGCATGCTGAATGGCTTCTTTAGTTTGCGGCATAACGCCATCATCTGCCGCTACTACTAAGATAACGATATCTGTTGATTTAGCACCACGTGAACGCATTGACGTAAAGGCAGCGTGGCCTGGTGTATCTAAAAATGTCACCACACCACGTTCAGTTTTAACATGGTAAGCACCAATATGCTGGGTAATACCACCAGCTTCACCTGAGGCAACTTTTGCTTTACGAATATAGTCTAGTAATGATGTTTTACCATGGTCAACGTGGCCCATAACAGTCACAACAGGCGCTCTAGGCTCAAGTTTACCTTCACCTTCACGAACTGACATTACTGCTTCTTCAAGTTCGTTTTCTTTGGTTAGGGTACATTTGTGACCCATTTCTTCACAAACAATAGCGGCTGTTTCTTGATCGATAACTTGGTTAATGGTCGCCATAGCGCCCATTTTCATCATAACTTTAATTACTTCTGTGGCTTTAACCGCCATTTTTGATGCTAATTCAGCAACAGTGATGGTTTCACCAATTCTAACTTCGCGCTCAACTGGCTGGGCCGGCTTATTAAAGCCATGCTGCATACTGGTTGGCGTTTTCTTTTTCTTAGAATGACGATTAGCGCGATTAAAGGCTTCTCTATCGTTAGCATCATCTTTCTTTTTATTTTTAGGTGGTGCTTTTTTACCGGCACCGCGACGACCTGCACGCTCTTCTTTAGCATCCACTTCGTCTTCCGCTTCTTTAGCAAATTCGTTGCTGGTTAAGTGATAATCATCACTTTCCACAGGTTTCTTTGCTTCTGCAGCCCAACGTTCGCTATTTTCTTCTGCTAATTTACGAGCAGCTTCTATTTGCTTTTTCGCATCTTCTTCAAGCTTGCGTAGCGCTTCAGCTTCTTGTTGCTGACGAATACGCTCAGCTTCTTTACGCGCTTCTTCTTTAGCCGCGCGACGTGCTGCTTCTTCAGGATCGTCTTTCACTTGCTGAGTCTGTTTAGCTTCTTCACGACGCTTAGCTTCTGCTGCTTTACGATCGGCTTCTTCTTTTGCTTTTACAGCAGCTTCTTCTTTCGCTACTCGCTCTGCTTCAGCACGTGCTTTATCAGCTTCGGCTTGGGCCTGTTGCTCGGCAATACGTGCTTCTTCTTGTGCTTTAAGTTCTGCTTCATCAAGCTGTGGTTTTTTAACATAAGTACGCTGTTTGCGAACTTCGACCGTTATTTCACGATTACGGCCACCACCACTAGCAACACTTAAAGTTGACTTTTCTTTACGTTGCAAAGTTAGACGAGACGGCTCTGCCGAACGTCCACCATGCTGACCACTTAAATGCTCAAGCAAAGATTTCTTTTCATCTTCACTTACCATTTGACCTGCAGTTTTTTTAATACCTGCTTCAGCGAATTGTAGTACTAACCGATCAACAGTAGTACCGACATCACTGGCTAGTTTTTCTATAGTGACTTCTGCCATTTGTGTTGTTACCTCCGTTGACTACTATTGTTCTTCGCTAAACCAGACGATATTACGGGCTGCCATAATTAGGTCGGCGGCTTGTTGTTCCGACATTGGCGCTATTTCCTGTAATTCATCTACACCTAGCTCAGCTAGGTCGTCTAACGTGATTATTTTTTTACTTG
This window harbors:
- the rpsO gene encoding 30S ribosomal protein S15 — its product is MSLNAAEKAKIVAEYATKEGDTGSPEVQVALLTATIAHLQGHFAEHKHDHHSRRGLLRMVSQRRKLLDYLKGKNQERYATLIKRLGLRR
- the rbfA gene encoding 30S ribosome-binding factor RbfA; its protein translation is MGKEFSRVDRLSQQMKKEMAVILQREIKDPRLHTMITVSDVEVSRDLSHAKIFVTFLGLEDEKVADNLKILNDASGFVRKLIGKRIQSRIVPNIRFSHDASLNEGIRMATLVANARRDDDKRRLDSGQALDDADANAVDDTITDMQSDSEESNN
- the infB gene encoding translation initiation factor IF-2, encoding MAEVTIEKLASDVGTTVDRLVLQFAEAGIKKTAGQMVSEDEKKSLLEHLSGQHGGRSAEPSRLTLQRKEKSTLSVASGGGRNREITVEVRKQRTYVKKPQLDEAELKAQEEARIAEQQAQAEADKARAEAERVAKEEAAVKAKEEADRKAAEAKRREEAKQTQQVKDDPEEAARRAAKEEARKEAERIRQQQEAEALRKLEEDAKKQIEAARKLAEENSERWAAEAKKPVESDDYHLTSNEFAKEAEDEVDAKEERAGRRGAGKKAPPKNKKKDDANDREAFNRANRHSKKKKTPTSMQHGFNKPAQPVEREVRIGETITVAELASKMAVKATEVIKVMMKMGAMATINQVIDQETAAIVCEEMGHKCTLTKENELEEAVMSVREGEGKLEPRAPVVTVMGHVDHGKTSLLDYIRKAKVASGEAGGITQHIGAYHVKTERGVVTFLDTPGHAAFTSMRSRGAKSTDIVILVVAADDGVMPQTKEAIQHAKAAGVPIVVAVNKIDKPEADPDRVRNELSQYDVISEEWGGDTQFVQVSAKAGIGIDELLEAVLNQSELLELTAVRDGMARGVVIESRLDKGRGPVASILVQHGTLKQGEIVLCGFEYGRVRAMRDENGKEVKSAGPSIPVEILGLSGVPQAGDEVTVVKDERKAREVALYRQGKFRDIKLARQQKSKLENMFANMTEGDVSELNIVLKADVQGSVEAIIESLMKLSTDEVKVKIIGSGVGGITETDVTLAAASSAIIIGFNVRADGTARKLIDEEGLDLRYYGIIYELLDEIKQAMTGMLAPEFKQEIIGLAQVRDVFRSPKFGAVAGCMVTEGVIKRSAPIRVLRDNVVIYEGELESLRRFKDDVSEVRNGYECGIGVKNYNDVRAGDQIEVFEVVQVERTL
- the truB gene encoding tRNA pseudouridine(55) synthase TruB, producing the protein MARRNARSVNGILLLDKPLDISSNGILQRVRWLYQAKKAGHTGALDPMASGLLPLCFGEATKFSQFLLDTDKTYQVEAKFGIRTTTSDAEGEVISTKPVQHNQAILEQAMQAFRGDILQVPTMFSALKYQGQPLYRYARQGITVPREARPISIYRFELVSFTPEVARFVVHCSKGTYIRTLIDDLGEALGCGAHVSALHRTQVGPFDIQQAYTVPAIEQATLPCHDSKDFSSVDALLLPVDAGLVGLAELVLSAAEQKKVQHGQSFDTELESCAAIKLYSASQQFLGIGQIIDGVLSSRRLLNTAS